The genomic interval TTAGAACCTCATTACATCAATTGGAAGATGCAGGACTTGTTGAAAAAGTTGAAGGTGGAAGAGTTGTTACTCCAGCAGGAAGATCATTCTTGGATAAACTTTCTGCTGAAATCATTAAAGATGTTCCTGGTCTTGAAAAATACTAATTATATTTTGGAGAGTTTGATATGAGCGATTTAGATGAAATTCGTCAAAAAAGAATGGCTGAATTACAAGCTCAACAAGCTGCTATGCAGAATCAAGCACAACAACAAGCTATGGCTCAAGCACAACAGCAAGAAGCACAAGCAAAATTTGAATCTCAGAAAAAACAAATTATTGCTCAAATTATGACTTCTGAAGCTCGTAATAGGTTGTCTAATCTTAAATTAACTAAACCTGAACTTGTTAATCAAATTGAACTTCAATTGATTCAATCAGCTCAGTCTGGAAGTTTAAGAGGAAAAGTGACTGATGAACAGCTTAAAGTTCTTTTAAGACAAATTGCTGGTCAAAAAAGAGAGATTAAAATTACAAGGAAATAATATTGATGAAAGCTGGTGTATTATATAGTGGTGGAAAGGATTCGTCTTTTGTAGCAGTAATGCTTAAAAGATTAGGTCTTGACGTAGAACTATGCACTGCAAACTTTGGTGTTTACGATTCATACATTCCAGCAAGCAAATCTGCCGAAGCGTTAGGTTTCAAGCACAATGTCCTGAAAATGGATTATGGCATTTTGGATGATACTTGTGACATGATTATGAATGACGGATTTCCGAATGATGGAATCAAGTTTATTCATGCTAGAACTGTTGAAAAGCTTGCAGATGATTTTGATATTATTGCAGATGGGACAAG from Methanobrevibacter gottschalkii DSM 11977 carries:
- a CDS encoding DNA-binding protein, with translation MSDLDEIRQKRMAELQAQQAAMQNQAQQQAMAQAQQQEAQAKFESQKKQIIAQIMTSEARNRLSNLKLTKPELVNQIELQLIQSAQSGSLRGKVTDEQLKVLLRQIAGQKREIKITRK
- a CDS encoding DUF7411 family protein encodes the protein MKAGVLYSGGKDSSFVAVMLKRLGLDVELCTANFGVYDSYIPASKSAEALGFKHNVLKMDYGILDDTCDMIMNDGFPNDGIKFIHARTVEKLADDFDIIADGTRRDDRTPKLNINQIKSLEDRKNVQYINLDSFGHKSVKLITSSLFEISHERSNKDNSSDFEVEIRTLIDEKGGNSLDIFPEHYQTRVIGYKK